The sequence below is a genomic window from Lycium ferocissimum isolate CSIRO_LF1 chromosome 9, AGI_CSIRO_Lferr_CH_V1, whole genome shotgun sequence.
AAGTTAAGTGTACAGTTACAGTAGCCGGGTTAGAAACTATAGTCTCTAGTAAAATGTTCTTATTGAAAAGATGGACAGTTACTGTGATTGGTTGTTTTTGGAATTTCCTAAATGAAACGGTCATTACTGCTCTGGCTGTTTCAGTTCTAGGTGTGTTTAGAGATAGATTACAGGGGGTGGAGTTGAGGTTAGTGAGAAGTGTTAGTCTATATAGTAGAAGTTTGGAGTCATTCTAATTGGAATTTTTTTCTCGGGATAAGgtattttatttacaaaagagTGCTATGAAAGTATTGTGAACTGTGTGTCATGTTTAGCTCTCAGAAGCTTCAGggttttctttccttttcttttttcagtaAATACTAAACTTACACCATACATTCAAAAAGctaatacaagaaaataaagtcAAGACTGGTTGCTTGTCCTTCAGAGCGTTCCCTTTTCCTCTCCTTCCATGAACTCTGCATAATCTACAGGGTGTTGCATCCTGAACTCTTCAGCCTTCTTCTGCACTGGAGTCATACCCAAAATAGATAAGAAAGCAGTCCAGCACAATCGTGGCATGTCCAGGGGACACAAAAATATATTCAAACTCTCTCTTTGCTACTTTGCGTTAAAGACTTAAAAGTAATAGGTGATATTTTTATTCTTCAGCTACTTCATGCAAAGAGCATTTGTTATGCTATGCTTTTCCTCTACCTTATcgggaaaaaaaagaaacaaagccACGTTTTCCTCAGGGCTTTGGTTGGTAAGATCACAATGTGTGACAGGTTAGATGCACGTCACAAGTTCGAATCAAGCTGTGAACTGATCATTAGGTTCTGAATCGAGTTATTGGAGGAGTTGAAGTGTTTCTCAAGTTCTATTTTGATTAGATGATATTTTCCTTTAACATGGATGCTCATTAAAGTAAATTGCAACACTTGATAAAatcttagagcccgtttggattggcttataagtggtcaaaccagcttataagctgttttttagTCAAACTAGCTTATAAGccactttttttaagctaagccaaatggCCTCTTAGTCCTGCTGTTACTCAGACAAGCACAAGGGTACTTCACTAATTTTGGCAGGAGAAGGAAAGGAGACACATATTCGGTGACATATCTATCATGTTTATGTTAGTATTCCACTGATCCCGAGTTCCTATACCATAGTTTGTTATCTGATACTCACCATCTAGATTTGTGGTGTCTGTGTTGCAGGTGTGATTTATATGCTTTTAGAGAGTTGGAACTTTAGCACTGACATCAGTCTAGAATTATTAAACTAGTTTGCTTGTTATCTCCCTAGATATTGTGGTTCTTTGCATCATTTATTTCATTGCCCTATGACACAAATCTAAGTGGCAAAGCATTAGTTTGTTGGATTTCTTTGCCATATTAGTATTTGGTGATAAGGCCTAAGGGGAAGAGGGCTATAACTCTAGAAGGCAGCAGCTATACATCAGTTAGGAACAGATTACTTTACCTTGTATTCCTCCATTTTGCAACTTTTGTCTCATATTGTATcctttgagccgagggtcttcggAAACAACAtgtctaccccacaaaggtaggggtaaggtctgcgtacatcttacCTTCCCCAGActccactttgtgggattacactgggtatgttgtttttGTGTCTCATTGTAGCCTATCCACAGTGGTTTTGGAAGTAGACACCTTATGAATCAACTGTATTCTCATCATTTGGGTGTGGTCTGAATTTTTATGTGTTTCTCATTTCCTATTTCTTTTGCTTCCTTCATTTCTCTTCTTCCTCTCAATAAATCTTTTTGTGTTCTTCCTGCACTCATAAAACAAACTATGGTGGACAAAATGCTAAGCATGCTGGTTTTCCCCCATTTCAGATGGTCAGAAGTTGAAAATATGGACAAAGGCGCTGAGCAGCTACCCTTGAATGGACGGCTTCAAACTGTAGATTTATCGCATCACTGGGAGACAAGCCCTTGGTATTTGTAGTTGTATCTTATCAGCTTACTAAAGCTTTTGTAACTGTTTGTAGCTTTGATGCATTAAACTTTAGGATTGTAATTTCTAATCAGCTTGGTGAGGCATAGGTCTAGCTAATCATAATTTTTGTATTTCTCATCGGCCGGTAGTATTGAACTATTCCCTGTTATTTTGTTGTATCTGCTTGTTTTTCAATCCCTCCTCTTTTACTTTGTTTGGAATGAAAGGGGAAAGGAGAATATCTTATCACTTCCATTTTGGTCTCTAGCTTCTTGTGGCTGTTAGACTGTTGGGAGTATAAAGCTAGGTTACTATAAGTAGTACATTCTTcattttaaaggaaaaagaagggGGTGTATATATTCTTGATTGCTTTGACCAGCAAGCCTCTCTCTTTCACATATCACAATGATATGGCAGGTGCTCTAAGCCCATAGCTAATGCTAATTTTTGTATTATGCTTTAATGGACAATTTGCACTTAACCTTTCACATTTTCTATTGAGATCTGGTTCCTAATTGTTTCCCCTTGCTAAGTGTTGCTTgtgctgcgcacgggcccaaTAATATAGATGAAGTCTTTTAGGCTAATAATGGAGTTTAAGTTCTAGGAGCAGTAGCACCCAACttaagttgaagttataggaaCACCACCACCTCTAGCAGACAAACAACAGCGAAAGATTCCCCTTCCACAACTTCCATATTGAACTATTTAAGTTTGTTTTATAAAAAGTTGGAGGTAGAAGCTGAAAGAAGTCTAGGTTTACAACAAGAATTCCATTTTCAGACAAAAGAACACCAGCACACAACTGCGCTTCTATGATTCCTCATTTCAAAGTCAGTTCCTCATTCTACAGTCCATGTAACTACTCCTCGGACAAAATCCTCCAGGTCTAGTTCTGACATCTCCAAATCCTTGTCATGCATTTACGGTGGACAAATACTCCTGTTTAGCCTCAAACCAAGCTAACTTTTCAAGCAATTGatctctttccttttcaattGTTTCATTTCTGGCTTGAGCATCAGAGAAAACTTTCCTAGTTGCCAACAGTTCATTATCATCAATTCCTACCATGCTCCTCCCTAATGAGTTACCATCCCCATCATCAAGGAAGTCTCTGAGAATTTCAGTTGAGTCTATCCTGAAGTAAAAAGAAAGTTGCAACCGTAATAGTCTATCCTGAACTATTATCCAGATTGATAAACTACTGCTAGAAAgtgattttatttcatattcagcagagaaaaatggtcccttaatcACTCATCTATGTTTTGTAGATGACACCATTCTATTCTCATCAGATGAtccaatttttcttaaattgatGGACGTATTAAAGTAATATGAATCGAGAgtcaataagaaaaaatatgaattttatgtcTCCTGAAAGtatgatgttaaaaatattaatgATTTTCCCAATCTTCATTTCCCAGTTTGGTATCTAGGGGCACCTATATACTTGGGAAGGAAAAAAGTAGCTCACTTTAATAACATGGTTGCTAAAGTTTCTGATAGAATGCAAGGGTGGTAAGGGAAACAATCTCCTCTCCGTTTTATATCCTCCCAAAACTGTTATTTATCAAATTGAGAGGATCATATTCAATTTATTTTGGGTGAAGATGGAAGATAAAAACAAGTTTCAGTGAAAAATCCTAGACAGACCTATGCTGTGGAACCCATGAAGAAGGGGCTAGGTTTAGGTCTCTACATGATAATACTTGTAGAGCCTTTTTGAACTACAGTATGGGGGAattttaaaagaagaaattgcacgaattgtcCTTTAAATGGGCTGGTCCTTAATTTTAGCTCTCACTAGGCATAAATTCTTCAGTCATGCAGGGCATAACTTGtaggatattatgatgcgaaaatataaacttatgtccCTCGAAACAGTTATTTgttatgagggacaaaaattaaagaccagcacaaaatagggccaTAAGTGTCGATGCCCATTTTAAAACTCATAAAAGTTTGCTAAAGAAATTTCTAAAAGAAAAGTACTACAAAAGGAAGCATCCAGTAATTAGAAAGTGGTCATATGGTCAGTTTCATAATTGAAAAGAAACTAATGATATCAAGGATGTTGCAGAAAAAATTGTCCTATGGAAGATTGGTAAATGCATGCTGTCTATTGGTAAATGCATGCTGTCTTTTTGGTGGGATAACTAGACTGGTAGACTAAAGATATGAAAGAATAGGTGTTTCCAAATTTGAAAAACTCACCTGTCTTGCAAGTATATCATTCAACAAGtgtataagtatatgatttACCTTAGCCATGGCATGCATTTTGCACATCATTTGAGAAGGCAAAGCAGGTCATTAGCAGTCAGTTGGTGAGGTGGAATAACTCGAGGAACATTGGTTAAAATTAAACATTGATGATCGTTCATCGTAGTCAAGGTAATTCAGGACACTCTGGAGGAAGGGGTGTCCTTGAGAATAGTCTGAGGTATTGTATCCTAGATTATGCTAAGTACTATGGCCCTAGTAGTAACAATAGGACCGAGGCCAAAGCTTTGTTACCGGGAATAAAAATTGTGCATTAATAGTAGCTACTCTAATGTGATAGTTGAATCTAATTCCTAATTGATAGCTGACATGATTAACAAAAAATGAAGGTTCCTTGGCATATTAACCATATCATTAATCAAATTATTCATCTCTCAAGCGATGGTAATTGTTGTTTTGTCCATACATACCTAGAGGGTAATATGATTGCTGATGATATAGCCAACTTAGAGACAGAgggagagtttttttttttttcaatcaattGCCATTGGTAAAGCTAACACACCCATGGTGGGTGGCAGGGAGAGGTCAAGTTTGAAGGCTATTATGAAACTTGATCAACAGAAAATAACTGTTTTATAATTAATGATGCTAACCTTAGTTAGCGATGATGTTACTTCACACAACACTGTTTATAGCATCTTTTTGTGAAGCTCAATGTATACAAAATGTAATGGAGGTATCCTCCCAAGTTAgacagtttttttttcttttttttcccagGTGTACACAAGAATATTTTGGAAGCTAAGGGCTCATGAAAACTGAATCCGTTGGCATTATTTTTACAACTAAAGGATTTTGCCAAAGGAATTTTCAGTTTACAATTAAAGAAAATGCAATGCAGAGCACCCCAGCAAGAACAGCAGAAGTAACGACTATCCTCTTAGGCATCCTGCCATGATCAGATCTAAGTAACATTGCCTCATAAATAGGCAAGCAATTCACAGCTGCAAATCCAGCAATGAATAGTTGGACGAAGAACTCATCTAAACTTTCCATCCTAAAAATAATTGTCGCAATTCCTCTGAGAAATGCTATCAGATTGATGATTGATATCGTTGCTAATGGCACAAACATAGGTGAAGGAATCCCAAACGTGAAGACGCTTTGATcatacatttttctttcatCCTGGCCTGCTACTTTGCTTGTAACGTTGAATCCTTTCGTCGTGATGCCTAATTTCTTCGTTAGGAACTCAATTGAGGCGAAGAGATAAGGTGACAATGCCTTCACGTACCACATTCTTTGGTCGTTCCAATACCTTTTTATAGTGCCTTCGAACAACATAAACTGTATAAAATCGTGTGCATAGGCTCCAAAGAACAGGAACACATACAAGAAGAACCATGGATCAAAAACCTGTCAGAAGTTCCAGAAGGAGTTATAAACTCAATTGTCCTATATTTCTACGCTAGcggaatgaaatgaacatataGAGGAAAGGCTAGCccgtttggccaagcttctggGGAAGCTAAAAGTGCCTGTGTTTAAGaagtgtttattttaaaaagttaaaggtGTTTGACAAGCTTTTAGAGAAAAAGAAATGGGATACTTTCGTTTAGAAATGGGATACTTTCGTTTATGCACCTTTGGCCAAACTTAATTAcctaaatatacaaaacctatatatatatatatatatatatatatatatatatatatatatatatatataattaagtatattatgtgtatagtatatgtatatttaaatataaatatataaaacctTTACATTTGTTGGCCTTTTTGTAAACTAATGACTAAAGGTCTTGGGCTGCAATTTccaaaataaatacttttgaaTAGTAGTAGAAGTTGTTTTCTCAGAACATAAAAGAAATATCTTTGCCCTAGAAGCACTTCTGGAAccttagccaaacacaaattatTGTTTTAATATTgacaaaagtatttttcaaattagttagccaaacacaaactgctactctccaaaaatatttttcaaaaagcaCTTTgacaaaaaacactttttaaactAAGCAGATCTcggaagcttggccaaataggctAAGGTTTCAGATTATGTACCTTGGGAAAGATGGAGATATTGTTGAGCAGACTCAGTTGTGGAACGCAGGCATACAGAGTGACCGGTATACACCAAATTGGCCATAAAACATAGTGTATGTAGCAATTAGCCCTTAAAATTCCCAGAGCTTTGGTTCCGAATGTTAATGGGCTGTATTTACAGGATAACACTTCAAGGTGTCCAAAAGACCATCTTTTAACCTGGCTTAGTACTTCATTTAGATTTATTGGTACTTCACCTAAAAATGCAGGCCTTTCAGTATTGCAAAATATGGAATCCCAGCCTTCACATTGCATCATATAACCTGTGAATATGTCTTCTACAAGTGTTCCATACTTGATCCCCATCTGAAAATTCGAGATGTGTGATTGTCATtgctaagaaaagaaaagaaattttgtACTGGAATATTCATCATTGTTCATTAACTAAACTTTCTGGCTTAATCTCAAGTCTAATTCACACTCCAACAAACATATCTAGGATCACTATACTTCCAACCCCACTTCTTATATGGTCACTCACCTTAATAAAATTACCTAGTATAgtcatttatcatttttttgtcCCAATAAAGTCACTCAAGTTTATACATTCATCTTACAAAGTAACAATTGCTTGAAAGCCcctttaaaaatgagaaaaaaaggtCCAAACTAGTCCCTTAAGTTTGAGTTTTGAATTGACATAGCTCTTAATCTATTGCAAGTTGAATGGCCATACAAGGAATTTACTCGAACAAACCTATAAGCATTGAATGGCCCCGAATCTAATTTATCCCATATTAGACACACTTACCTTCTAAACTGAAAAGTGACACATCCTCTTCAATGACAAATATCATAAATTATTCCAAATGCAAGTTTGAAGAACATATTCATTGAACTTTATTTAGGGAAAAATTTACTTTTTGGGCCGCCCTAGAAAATGATAGCCGACAAATGTATATAatttgtatattaagtatattaAGTATCAATATACATCtaatatacatattgtatacatattacatacatagttggtgtatatattttgactaGCACCCGTAATAAATTTCGGCTGACaggccaaaaaaaaagttttttgacTTAGAATGTTTAACCTCATACCTTGGTACCCCAATCGGTGTAGTACTCATAATTGCAGCTAGCAACATGACGAGCCTGCTCTATGACTGACACAGAGGAGATACATATATTGCGAATATGGCTATCTTCAGAGTGTCCTAGTGAAGTAACTGATGATGGGCTACCAAAAAGAGCTCGGCGGTTGAAAAAACAACCAGTTCCACAGTTATCCGGGCCACCCAGCCCATCTAAGCCCGTAGGTGAAATTCGAAATGTACGTACATTATCACCCCCATATATATCGTCCTCGTTGAGCCCATGATAACGTTGAGGGAACTGAACGTACCCTAATTTACACTTAATTGACGGATCACAAAAGTAACAAAGGATGCGTTGAGGCGTTTGGGGATCATTTGAGTACATGTCACAATCAAGGGTCAAAATTAATGGTGCATTTGTCATCGCTTCCGAGACTCTGAGCTGCATGATAGAACAAAAAGGAAATCAAGCTAGTACTCAGTTTATTTTGAATCTTGAGAAGCGAAACAAAATAACATTTAAGATATCAAGTGGGGCGGCGAATCAAGATATTTTCTATAACAAATAAATTAGGTGAGCATCAATGATCACAATACTACAAATTGGGTTTTGTATCTTACCAAAGCATTAAGTGCCCCAGCCTTGAAATGATGAAGTGAGGTTGTGCTTTTCTCTCTTGATACATAAATGAGATTTGGAATTGAGTAACCTTTGATATCTTTATCTTTGTCACTTTCCAATAATACCTGCTTAAAAGAGTAGAAATATGAAAAACAGGTCCACCTTGCTGGTTCCAGCATGTTCATTTGATAGTAAGGTATACCCTCTAGACGTACATTGTTAAGAGTAAATGAAGATAAATGTTAATTAGCATGTAGTAATTCTTACCATGAATCAAACATTTTAATCTTAGTTTTCGGTTGgccataaattttatttatagtttcCATTTCAacttaaaatatattatttgaaaattaatgtttgttttatgatttagttcatcatttcaacttcaactaaTTTAAAGAATATTTCATCTTCTAGACAAAATGAGTCCATGAATGTCATAAACCCCAAGAGGTATCTAATTCATTGCCCATAAAATTATATTGGATTGTAAACTATGTACGAAATTGATTAGTTACCTAAGCACAAAAAAGCACCTTGTATCGGTGGTTGAGTACCACGTGATTGAAAAGAAGTGTTTAATTTATGCACATCAACAGGTGCCGCATAATCTGACAAAATAATGCACAATATAGTCAACTTTTTGAGCAATTATGttacttaaaaaataattgcGTTTTATTCTTGTAGTTGATATGGACTGGTAATCCACAAAAGATGgtaaaaatatcaatatttctcaTTATCCAAAAGGAATATTGGGGAATGATACACAcgaacaaaaaaagagaaaaacaaaacaagaattagcTAATGAGAAAAACCTGGATTATAGCGGGATGATCATTGGGAGTGAATCCTTTGGTCCATTTGCTAAAAGCTGCACGTTGTTGTGGATCGGTAATACACTCTTCAACAACCTCACCTCTTTCAACAACATTCTCTATCCTCATCTTCATATCCTCGTACAAGCTCTATATAATGACATAATAAGTTAGAAACTACGTTATATCATATACTTACATATGCATAttagtttttattattaatatactTAGTAGGGGTGTTCGGAATACTGACTCGATTTTTGCTTAAAAGGAAATCAAACCAgacgatttttaaaattttaaaatcaaagaaaccattatagtataaatttttttggtttcaaTTTTGTCCATTTGGTTCGCTTTTTGCGATTACTTTTATTTTACCacataattgaaataaatgaTCCAATTGGTTATGTTTGTGTTATCAAATTTACTAGAACCAAGATCCGAAAGCAAGAAAATGAGTATTTGTTGGCTATGACTCTTATAGGAAAGGGTAGGAAGTGCATCGATCCATAGACAAATAAGTTTATTTTTTACTTCTAGAAATGTGGTACTTGATGAAgtgtcatttttattttttactcaaatttttttgttgagCTGAGCTGATCTCATATTTTGATGATTAACAAACATTACACAAGAACCAAGTTCTTAACATGTCTCCTAGAGGAACTGGTGATGATGTTAACAAGGTTGCTGAAATATTACGCAGACATTGAAAGAACCATGTTTGTAGCAGACGACTGATGATCAATGGTTACGAagctaatagcctgtttggccaagtttattTTCCctcaaaagtgcttattttttaaataactgcttattttaaaaaatagaggTGTTTGGCCAATCTTTTGGGataaaataagtgtttttggggagtagcagaagctaaaaaaaaaaaaatagtttttgctcaaaagcacttttttgaaaagtacttatAAGAAAAATACAATTAGAAGCAccttttaaaagcttggccaaacaccaaCTGCTaatcaaaagtactttttaaattaattggccaaacacaacttgcttttagccaaaagtacttttttgaaaagcacttttgaaaaaaagttgtttttataagcttggccaaacaagctataaTTCCAAGTGCAAAAATTAAGAATTTCTTAAGGAATTGAGTTTATGAAATAAACGTGTCGATCAAGGATGTGTGATCAAACATGGAAATACTGCTTGGGAGTTGTTGATAGTAAAGTTTGcactaaaattttttttttttaaaccaagtCAAAGTAACTATATAGGTTGTTAGAATATTTTCTTTTGGACTGCCGTAACTTTGTTTTACTGCTTTTGAATAACTTTGTTTTACTGTTAGTAATTAGTTAGTTAGAAATATATTCCGCAGAGATATTCCAGGCTAGGTTAGTTAGTTAAAGATATACTCTAC
It includes:
- the LOC132031383 gene encoding cellulose synthase-like protein G3 gives rise to the protein MEESSLNSVKIMHGRKLFNRAFASIYAFAIIALFYHHTVTLTLSIPSIFMLISDVILAFMWFTSQSFFINPISRQQFPENLEKLVNKNDFPAIDIFICTADPFKEPPLTTVNTALSVLAYDYPMDKLSVYVSDDGGSKLNLFALTEAVKFAKNWLPYCKENKIEQRCPEEYFRRNHTTNSQFQIIESLYEDMKMRIENVVERGEVVEECITDPQQRAAFSKWTKGFTPNDHPAIIQVLLESDKDKDIKGYSIPNLIYVSREKSTTSLHHFKAGALNALLRVSEAMTNAPLILTLDCDMYSNDPQTPQRILCYFCDPSIKCKLGYVQFPQRYHGLNEDDIYGGDNVRTFRISPTGLDGLGGPDNCGTGCFFNRRALFGSPSSVTSLGHSEDSHIRNICISSVSVIEQARHVASCNYEYYTDWGTKMGIKYGTLVEDIFTGYMMQCEGWDSIFCNTERPAFLGEVPINLNEVLSQVKRWSFGHLEVLSCKYSPLTFGTKALGILRANCYIHYVLWPIWCIPVTLYACVPQLSLLNNISIFPKVFDPWFFLYVFLFFGAYAHDFIQFMLFEGTIKRYWNDQRMWYVKALSPYLFASIEFLTKKLGITTKGFNVTSKVAGQDERKMYDQSVFTFGIPSPMFVPLATISIINLIAFLRGIATIIFRMESLDEFFVQLFIAGFAAVNCLPIYEAMLLRSDHGRMPKRIVVTSAVLAGVLCIAFSLIVN